From a single Phaenicophaeus curvirostris isolate KB17595 chromosome 23, BPBGC_Pcur_1.0, whole genome shotgun sequence genomic region:
- the EXTL1 gene encoding exostosin-like 1, with amino-acid sequence MQTRKKYIFLTFLASWLLLFSFGGDQLRRFAFFSARKGEARKIWPRWTDRSLLRSFADLEELQSDGDPSLPSPRARRAARLSVYKNSRCRMETCFDFSRCEKNGFKVFTYPREKDQPLSESYDKILTSIERSRYYTPNPEEACLFILSIDTLDRDHLSGQYVRDVDEKIHSFSLWNGGRNHLIFNLYSGTWPNYTEDLGFDIGQALLAKASFYTESFRPGFDVSIPLFPKDHPQRGGERGWLHQDSIPPRKKYLLVFKGKRYLTGIGSGTRNALHHIHNGRDIISLTTCKHGKDWQKHKDTRCDKDNVNYEKFDYRELLHNSTFCIIPRGRRLGSFRFLEALQAACIPVLLSDGWELPFAEAIDWGKAAVVGNEKLLLQIPSAVRCLHPERVLAFQQQTQFLWDAYFSSVDKIVHTTLEIIKDRLLPHRSRSRFLWNALPGGLLVLPDFSTHPGDFPFYYLQQGSSPSEKFTALIRAVSPSGSLSQPILRLIQAVSASQYCAQILVLWSCEKPPPPRGKWPQTTVPLTIIQGRRKLSDRFFPYAAIQTDAVLSLDRHISISTSEVDFAFVVWRSFPERIVGFLTRSHFWDAEQKRWGYTSKWTNELSIVLTAASFYHRYYHSLFTEYLPAGLRDLVDSVAACEDILMNALVAAVTKLPPIKVTQQHKESASQQVGTTSSHRFYQRHDCLNQLVDWFGSMPLVSSQLRLDPVLFKDQVSVLRKKYPRLEKP; translated from the exons ATGCAGACcaggaagaaatacattttcctgactttccttgcctcttggctcctgcttttctccttcGGAGGAGACCAGCTGCGCCGTTTCGCTTTCTTTTCGGCGAGGAAAGGTGAAGCCCGGAAGATCTGGCCCCGCTGGACGGATCGTTCCCTTCTCCGAAGCTTTGCGGACCTCGAGGAGCTCCAGAGCGATGGGGACCCCTCGCTGCCATCGCCTCgggcgcggcgggcggcgcggctGAGCGTCTACAAGAACAGCAGATGCCGGATGGAAACCTGCTTCGACTTCTCCAGGTGCGAGAAGAACGGCTTCAAAGTCTTCACCTACCCCCGGGAGAAGGACCAGCCCCTCTCGGAGAGCTACGACAAGATCCTCACCTCCATCGAGCGCTCTCGCTACTACACCCCGAACCCCGAGGAAGCCTGTCTCTTCATCCTCAGCATCGACACGCTCGACCGCGACCACCTCTCGGGTCAATACGTCCGTGATGTCGATGAGAAAATCCACAGCTTCTCGCTCTGGAACGGCGGCCGTAACCACCTCATCTTCAACCTCTACTCAGGCACTTGGCCCAATTACACTGAAGACTTGGGCTTCGACATCGGTCAAGCCCTCTTGGCCAAAGCCAGTTTCTACACCGAGAGCTTCAGGCCGGGGTTTGAcgtctccatccctcttttcccAAAGGACCATCCGCAGCgtggtggggagagggggtggTTGCATCAGGACTCGATCCCCCCGAGAAAGAAATACTTGTTGGTGTTCAAGGGGAAGCGGTACCTGACCGGCATCGGCTCCGGCACCAGGAACGCGCTGCACCACATCCACAACGGGAGGGACATCATCTCGCTCACCACCTGCAAGCACGGCAAGGACTGGCAGAAGCACAAGGACACGCGCTGTGACAAGGATAACGTCAACTACGAAAA GTTCGACTACCGGGAGCTGCTGCACAATTCTACCTTCTGCATCATCCCCCGGGGCAGGCGCTTGGGCTCCTTTCGCTTCCTGGAGGCTCTGCAG GCTGCCTGCATCCCCGTGCTGCTGAGCGATGGCTGGGAGCTGCCCTTCGCCGAAGCCATCGACTGGGGCAAAGCTGCTGTCGTGGGCAAcgagaagctgctgctgcag ATCCCCTCCGCCGTCCGCTGCCTCCACCCCGAGCGCGTGCTGGCTTTCCAGCAGCAGACCCAGTTCCTCTGGGACGCCTACTTCTCCTCCGTCGACAAGATCGTGCACACCACCTTGGAG ATCATCAAGGACCGTCTGCTCCCTCATCGCTCCCGTTCCCGTTTCCTCTGGAACGCGCTGCCCGGGGGGCTCCTGGTCCTGCCCGACTTCTCCACCCACCCTGGGGACTTTCCCTTCTACTACCTGCAGCAAG gctcCAGCCCCTCTGAGAAGTTCACGGCTCTCATCCGGGCTGTCTCACCATCAGGCTCTCTCTCCCAGCCCATCCTCAGGCTCATCCAGGCCGTCTCTGCATCCCAGTATTGTGCCCAG ATCCTGGTGCTGTGGAGCTGTGAGAAGCCGCCACCGCCCCGTGGCAAGTGGCCCCAGACCACCGTGCCTCTGACCATCATCCAGGGCAGGAGGAAG CTCAGCGACCGCTTCTTCCCCTACGCAGCCATCCAGACGGATGCTGTGCTAAGCCTGGACAGGCACATCAGCATCTCAACTAGCGAG GTGGACTTCGCCTTTGTGGTGTGGCGCAGCTTCCCTGAGCGCATCGTGGGCTTCCTCACACGGAGCCACTTCTGGGATGCGGAGCAGAAGCGCTGGGGCTACACCTCGAAGTGGACCAACGAGCTCTCCATCGTCCTCACCGCAGCATCCTTCTACCACAG gtATTACCACAGCCTCTTCACAGAATACCTGCCGGCGGGGCTGCGGGACCTGGTGGACAGCGTGGCCGCCTGCGAGGACATCCTGATGAACGCCCTTGTGGCCGCTGTCACCAAGCTGCCGCCCATCAAGGTCACCCAGCAGCACAAGGAGAGCGCGTCCCAGCAG GTGGGGACAACTAGCAGCCATCGTTTCTACCAGCGGCACGACTGCCTCAACCAGTTGGTGGATTGGTTTGGGTCCATGCCCCTCGTGTCCTCCCAGCTGCGCCTCGACCCCGTCCTCTTCAAGGACCAGGTTTCCGTCCTACGCAAGAAATACCCGCGCTTGGAGAAACCCTGA